The Dysgonomonadaceae bacterium PH5-43 genome has a segment encoding these proteins:
- a CDS encoding hypothetical protein (product_source=Hypo-rule applied; pfam=PF00583; superfamily=55729), with amino-acid sequence MYRIKITTDNDKLFASFWEIYEYSFPLCERRSLEDQQRIFNLNNYHLEAWVKDDTILGFIGWWDLDDLRYVEHYAINIDYRSEGYGSKFLKEWLRTNNKQVLLEIEPVEDEITLRRQNFYHRLNFVDSNIRHWHPPYHKGLDRVDLWLLTYPNSLDEEVYQRFHNTQKEVIIPIR; translated from the coding sequence ATGTACAGAATAAAGATAACGACAGACAACGATAAACTATTTGCTTCTTTTTGGGAAATATACGAATACTCGTTCCCTTTGTGCGAACGGAGGTCGCTTGAAGACCAACAACGCATTTTCAACTTAAACAATTACCATCTCGAAGCTTGGGTAAAAGACGACACCATTCTTGGATTTATCGGCTGGTGGGATTTAGACGACCTAAGATACGTTGAACATTATGCTATCAACATCGACTATCGCTCTGAGGGTTATGGTAGCAAATTCTTAAAAGAATGGCTGCGCACCAACAACAAACAAGTTTTGTTAGAGATAGAACCCGTAGAAGACGAAATAACTCTTCGCCGACAAAACTTTTACCACAGATTAAACTTTGTAGATAGCAACATCAGGCACTGGCACCCACCCTATCATAAAGGATTAGACCGTGTTGATTTGTGGCTACTTACTTATCCTAACAGTTTAGACGAAGAGGTTTATCAACGGTTTCACAATACTCAAAAGGAAGTGATTATACCTATCCGTTAA